The following are encoded in a window of Lactobacillus panisapium genomic DNA:
- a CDS encoding copper-translocating P-type ATPase yields the protein MNMNDNSHGMNHDSSMHMDHGQQMSMGSGDMMMHGNHMMHMGNLKQKFWISVILSLPILFLAPAMGVHLPFQFSFPGSEWVVVIFATILFVYGGEPFLKGAYYELKSKKPEMMTLISLGITTAYVYSLYAFIQNDLLNSKNHIMDFFWELATLILIMLLGHWIEMTSVMNASSSVNDLAKLLPDKVHVQRDGQTSDVAINEVQKDATIIVKPGESIPLDGIILNGTSDINESLVTGESNDVTRKKDDKVIGGSVNGSNALTIKVTNSANSGFLANVNKLVQSSQMNKSKLQTLADQVSGWLFYAALIIGIIALIVWTSINGIADGLERMVTVLVIACPHALGLAIPLVNAKSTSIGAKNGLLIRNRNVISVSSKINYLLMDKTGTLTEGKFQVRKCDSLNESVSPIEALKLIASIEQDSTHPIAKSILQYAHEKQIELLPLSESKNISGKGVSGVLSGKEYLLVNEKAAREIITNFPTIDVADYTTSYLIQDKTLIGYVAVGDQVKSSASSLIKQIKQLNITPVMLTGDNKKVADSIAKKLGITEVYSELMPEDKQKIVAKLQSEGNKVMMVGDGINDAPSLAKADIGVAIGAGTDVAVDSADVVLVNSEPTDIISFLKLAQNTQKKTVQNLWWGAGYNIIALPLAAGILAPWGIILAPAVGAILMSLSTVIVAINAETLHI from the coding sequence ATGAATATGAATGATAATAGTCATGGAATGAACCATGATTCATCAATGCATATGGATCATGGCCAGCAAATGAGCATGGGTAGTGGTGACATGATGATGCATGGCAATCACATGATGCACATGGGCAATTTAAAACAAAAATTTTGGATTTCCGTAATTCTTTCACTTCCTATTCTATTTTTAGCACCTGCAATGGGAGTCCATTTGCCATTTCAATTTTCGTTTCCTGGCTCCGAATGGGTGGTTGTTATTTTTGCTACTATTCTTTTTGTTTACGGTGGCGAGCCGTTTCTTAAGGGAGCGTACTACGAATTAAAGTCTAAAAAGCCAGAAATGATGACTTTAATCTCATTGGGAATTACGACTGCATATGTTTATAGTCTATATGCATTTATCCAAAACGATCTGCTGAATAGTAAAAATCATATAATGGATTTCTTTTGGGAATTAGCAACGTTGATTTTAATCATGTTACTTGGGCATTGGATTGAAATGACCTCGGTAATGAACGCAAGCAGTTCAGTTAATGATTTGGCCAAGTTGCTGCCGGATAAAGTTCATGTTCAACGAGACGGTCAAACTAGTGATGTTGCTATCAATGAAGTTCAAAAAGACGCAACGATTATTGTTAAGCCAGGTGAAAGTATTCCCCTTGATGGGATTATTTTGAATGGTACAAGCGATATTAATGAATCATTAGTTACGGGTGAATCGAATGATGTTACACGTAAAAAAGACGATAAAGTAATCGGCGGTTCAGTTAATGGTTCAAATGCATTAACTATTAAGGTAACAAACTCTGCCAATTCTGGTTTTTTGGCTAATGTTAATAAACTTGTTCAATCTTCGCAGATGAATAAATCAAAGCTGCAAACCTTGGCAGACCAAGTTTCTGGTTGGCTTTTCTACGCAGCGTTAATTATTGGTATCATTGCGCTAATCGTGTGGACAAGCATCAATGGCATTGCCGATGGGCTAGAAAGAATGGTTACCGTTTTAGTAATTGCATGTCCTCATGCTTTAGGACTAGCAATTCCATTGGTTAATGCTAAAAGCACTTCTATTGGTGCCAAAAATGGTTTATTAATTAGAAATCGAAATGTGATAAGTGTCAGCTCTAAGATTAACTACCTTTTAATGGATAAAACGGGCACACTGACTGAGGGTAAATTTCAAGTACGTAAGTGCGATTCTTTGAATGAATCAGTGTCTCCGATTGAAGCATTGAAATTAATTGCTTCGATTGAGCAAGATTCAACTCACCCAATCGCAAAAAGTATTTTGCAATATGCGCATGAAAAGCAGATTGAGTTGTTGCCGTTATCTGAGAGTAAAAATATTTCTGGTAAAGGTGTTTCGGGTGTTTTAAGTGGTAAAGAATATTTACTAGTAAATGAAAAAGCGGCCCGCGAAATCATAACTAATTTTCCGACTATTGATGTTGCCGATTATACTACTAGTTACCTGATTCAAGATAAAACTCTAATTGGTTATGTTGCTGTGGGTGACCAAGTTAAATCATCTGCAAGTTCGTTGATTAAGCAAATAAAACAATTAAATATTACCCCAGTAATGTTAACTGGTGATAATAAAAAAGTTGCTGACAGTATTGCTAAGAAACTCGGAATAACAGAAGTTTATTCAGAATTGATGCCTGAAGACAAACAAAAAATTGTTGCTAAATTACAAAGTGAAGGCAACAAAGTCATGATGGTTGGTGATGGAATCAATGATGCTCCAAGTTTGGCTAAAGCTGATATTGGGGTCGCAATTGGAGCAGGGACTGATGTAGCTGTTGATTCAGCCGATGTCGTTCTAGTAAACAGTGAACCAACAGATATTATTAGCTTTTTGAAACTGGCACAGAATACGCAAAAGAAAACTGTTCAAAATCTATGGTGGGGAGCAGGTTATAATATTATTGCACTACCACTAGCAGCAGGTATTTTGGCTCCATGGGGCATTATTTTAGCACCGGCTGTCGGAGCAATTTTAATGTCCTTGTCGACAGTTATTGTAGCAATTAATGCTGAAACTCTTCATATTTAA